The window TCCCAGTGGTGTTTCCATAAAATGTTCACGCCATTCTGGGTCAGTTTTCTTTAATTTATCAGCAGGTTCTTTGAAAAGTACATCAAGTAAATGATTCTCAGCAAGGCCTTCGAAGATAATCGAAGTTTTCCAAGTCCGAAACATTTTGTTATATTCTTCTAATAGTCTTGCTGTGGATGATTTTTCAAGTTCCAAACGGTTCTTTTTGATCGCCAGTTTGGTTTTTTTCTCGATATCAAGCCCAAGTAAAACAGAAAATTTAACCGCTCGTAACATACGAACTGGATCTTCTTTAAAAGAGATATCTGGATCACCTATGACCCTAACCGTTTTCTTTTGGATGTCTTCGAATCCACCGACGTAATCCAAAATGGAATCGTTTTTAGGATCGTAGAACAGTGAGTTGATGGTAAAGTCGCGTCTTGCCGCGTCTTCCTTTGCTGTACCGAAGGAATTGTCCCGTTTGATGAGATAATCGTTTTCTGCTTTGTGTTTTTCCAAACGATGTTCCGGTAATGATCGGAACGTTGACACTTCAATAATTTTACCTTTAAAAATGATATGTACAATTTTAAATCGTTTACCGATGATTCGGCAGTTATTGAAGATCCTTTTGATTTGGTTTGGAGTCGCACTTGTGACTATATCAAAGTCTTTTGGGCGTTTGCCCATAAGCAGATCTCTGACCCCTCCACCGACTAAATAGGCCTTGTAACGAAACTTGTTCAATCGATTGATGATTTTTATGGCATCTTCATCGATATTGGCCCTGCGTATGGAATGGGTTTCTCGATAGTATCTCTTTCCCTCGGGGTACATCAAAAAGGAATCGACAGAGTCGGCTTTCTTTCTGAAAAGAGAAGTGAGAAATTTA of the Leptospira kanakyensis genome contains:
- the pcnB gene encoding polynucleotide adenylyltransferase PcnB, which encodes MFKFLTSLFRKKADSVDSFLMYPEGKRYYRETHSIRRANIDEDAIKIINRLNKFRYKAYLVGGGVRDLLMGKRPKDFDIVTSATPNQIKRIFNNCRIIGKRFKIVHIIFKGKIIEVSTFRSLPEHRLEKHKAENDYLIKRDNSFGTAKEDAARRDFTINSLFYDPKNDSILDYVGGFEDIQKKTVRVIGDPDISFKEDPVRMLRAVKFSVLLGLDIEKKTKLAIKKNRLELEKSSTARLLEEYNKMFRTWKTSIIFEGLAENHLLDVLFKEPADKLKKTDPEWREHFMETPLGKRLAVTDKLLSAREEMTPAIFYSLIFYDIIKDLYENDRGHLAHNIKESLQVVFERMGIPKREQDNLVKIFISQPRFQVTDDEKERQNSFFKKKDYFYDAFMVYKIVAISEGNEAAVQSAFFWEISLRQRPKPDSHQFGQQNRKKEPNKKRPPRKKHRDRRVGSNHNNQNQNQTDSQSSNSGERGESQEPRQVRDTSSENEERET